In Liquorilactobacillus nagelii DSM 13675, the following proteins share a genomic window:
- the gtfA gene encoding accessory Sec system glycosyltransferase GtfA: MTVYNFNLGIGWASSGVEYAQAYRAKIMRQIKQPVKFIFTDLILNENIENLTSNIGFHDDEIIWLYQFFTDIKISPNKYTLQQFEESIQFEKRQGKIEEVNSKVIRYHFKAEKQFATVYLAEPNSDLVARVEYVSRGCLIRKDYFTSTKIFSEYYAPKDQSAHLYLRRFFNQNGSIAYEELIDGNNELYLFPDKILYSKIDLIGYFIDKLNLSGQDVLILDRATGIGQAVFRHHKPAKLGVVIHAEHFSENATDDTNILWNNFYEYQFDQANQVDFFVTATITQKKILEQQFKKYCGFAPKIAAIPVGGLPNLNQAQKRKEFSLITASRLATEKHIDWLILAVVQAHQQIPQLVFDIYGEGSEKKKLQSTIQNLHAEKYIKLCGHQDLENIYQNYQGYISSSTSEGFGLTLMEALGSGLALIGLDVRYGNQEFIQDKKNGYLIPYHQNNEFSLTINRLSKAINNLFTDFDLAAAHQCSYELAKKYLFTTVAKKWQVLLEELVDD, translated from the coding sequence ATGACGGTTTACAATTTCAATTTAGGAATAGGTTGGGCAAGCAGCGGAGTTGAGTATGCCCAAGCGTATCGAGCAAAAATTATGCGCCAAATAAAACAACCCGTCAAATTTATTTTTACTGATTTGATTTTAAATGAAAATATTGAAAATTTAACAAGCAATATTGGTTTTCATGATGATGAGATAATTTGGCTGTATCAATTTTTCACCGACATAAAAATATCCCCCAATAAATACACATTACAGCAATTTGAAGAAAGTATTCAATTCGAGAAACGTCAAGGAAAAATAGAAGAAGTTAATTCTAAAGTAATTCGATATCATTTTAAAGCTGAAAAGCAATTTGCAACAGTGTACTTAGCAGAACCCAATAGTGATTTGGTAGCGCGGGTTGAATATGTTTCTCGTGGTTGTTTGATACGTAAAGATTATTTTACATCCACAAAGATTTTTTCGGAATATTATGCACCAAAGGATCAAAGTGCTCATCTGTATCTCCGACGTTTTTTTAATCAAAACGGTTCAATAGCCTATGAAGAATTAATTGATGGAAATAACGAGTTATATCTCTTCCCTGACAAGATTTTATATTCAAAAATTGATTTAATCGGTTATTTCATAGATAAATTAAATTTAAGCGGACAAGATGTGCTGATTTTAGATCGAGCAACTGGAATTGGCCAAGCAGTTTTTCGGCATCATAAACCAGCAAAATTAGGTGTTGTAATTCATGCTGAACATTTTAGTGAAAATGCAACAGATGATACTAACATTCTATGGAATAATTTTTATGAGTATCAATTTGATCAAGCAAATCAAGTAGACTTCTTTGTCACAGCAACAATCACACAAAAGAAAATTTTGGAACAGCAATTCAAAAAATATTGTGGATTTGCACCTAAAATTGCAGCAATTCCAGTTGGAGGATTGCCTAATCTGAATCAAGCTCAAAAGAGAAAAGAATTTTCTTTAATTACTGCTTCAAGATTAGCCACTGAAAAACATATTGATTGGTTAATTTTAGCCGTAGTTCAAGCCCATCAGCAAATTCCACAATTAGTTTTCGATATTTATGGTGAAGGTTCAGAAAAGAAAAAATTACAATCAACAATCCAAAACTTGCATGCGGAAAAATATATAAAATTATGTGGGCATCAAGATTTGGAAAATATTTATCAAAATTATCAAGGATATATTTCAAGCTCGACAAGTGAAGGCTTTGGATTAACATTAATGGAGGCCTTGGGGTCAGGATTAGCTCTAATTGGATTGGATGTTCGTTATGGAAACCAAGAATTTATACAGGATAAAAAAAATGGTTATCTGATACCATATCACCAAAATAATGAATTTTCATTAACAATTAATCGGCTTTCAAAAGCAATTAATAATTTATTTACTGATTTTGATCTTGCGGCCGCTCACCAATGTTCATATGAATTGGCAAAGAAATATTTGTTCACTACAGTTGCAAAAAAATGGCAGGTTTTATTGGAGGAACTGGTAGATGATTAA
- the gtfB gene encoding accessory Sec system glycosylation chaperone GtfB: MINLFDRNDQATWDLYFSLKAIGEEKPTIIIQDDGWLPDNLESPWNYFLREDCAGHPLFFNQIAVPDFWEIRGDNSSASIYDYDRRAGEIVYANPKNKRWVKEVKWFDYTGKVRSIDYYNCFGWRFAQETINLAGQSVIKTYYTQTGKEKIVENLLTGDIILNTNEKILNFMSRTEFIYYYLCQRGFQLDCIRYNSLSYPFFISLKRQTVQKDLLFWQEPLGQTMPGNMKLIFDGQAKQTKRIIFFERDSYENAKKISSNKLDINFGGYIYQYKRKNSYGKNGLILTNSDQLEKIEVLIKRLPEMDFKIAAVTEMSDKLEQLRYYKNVTLYPNITQQQLNTLWYKCDFYLDINHQGELQNAIRTAFDYNLLVVGFENTAHNRHFTAKDKLFQPQHVSTMIEELKRCLKDPIYMQKQLEHQAETANQATLNQYRQLLE; this comes from the coding sequence ATGATTAATTTATTTGATAGAAATGATCAAGCGACTTGGGATCTTTATTTTTCTCTTAAAGCGATTGGAGAAGAGAAGCCGACAATTATTATTCAAGATGACGGTTGGCTCCCCGACAACTTGGAATCTCCTTGGAATTATTTTTTGCGGGAGGACTGTGCAGGTCACCCATTATTTTTCAATCAAATTGCGGTTCCAGATTTTTGGGAAATAAGAGGTGATAACAGTTCGGCAAGTATTTATGATTATGATCGTCGGGCAGGAGAAATAGTTTATGCTAATCCCAAAAATAAACGTTGGGTAAAAGAAGTTAAGTGGTTTGATTATACAGGAAAAGTACGCAGTATTGACTATTATAACTGTTTTGGATGGCGCTTTGCCCAAGAAACAATTAATTTGGCGGGGCAATCAGTTATTAAGACTTATTATACGCAAACAGGCAAGGAAAAAATCGTTGAAAATTTGCTTACCGGAGATATTATTTTAAATACGAATGAAAAAATTTTGAATTTTATGTCTAGAACAGAATTTATTTATTATTATTTGTGTCAAAGAGGATTCCAATTAGACTGTATCCGATATAACTCGTTATCCTATCCTTTTTTCATTTCTCTTAAACGACAAACTGTTCAGAAAGATTTACTTTTTTGGCAGGAACCTTTGGGACAAACAATGCCAGGAAATATGAAATTGATTTTTGATGGGCAAGCAAAACAAACAAAAAGAATTATTTTTTTTGAACGTGATAGTTATGAAAATGCAAAAAAAATAAGTAGCAATAAATTAGATATTAATTTTGGCGGATATATTTATCAATATAAGCGAAAAAATAGTTACGGAAAAAACGGTTTGATTTTGACAAATTCGGATCAACTAGAAAAAATTGAAGTATTAATAAAAAGATTACCAGAAATGGATTTTAAAATTGCGGCTGTCACAGAAATGTCTGATAAATTAGAACAGCTCCGGTATTACAAGAATGTTACCCTCTATCCTAATATTACGCAGCAACAACTGAATACTTTATGGTATAAATGTGATTTTTATTTAGATATCAATCATCAAGGAGAATTGCAGAACGCTATTAGAACAGCTTTCGATTATAATTTATTAGTTGTGGGATTTGAAAATACGGCGCATAATCGGCATTTTACAGCGAAAGATAAATTGTTTCAGCCTCAGCATGTAAGTACAATGATTGAGGAACTGAAGAGATGTTTAAAAGATCCTATATATATGCAAAAGCAATTAGAACATCAGGCCGAGACTGCTAATCAAGCGACTTTAAACCAATATCGTCAATTGCTCGAATAG